The Bacillus sp. Y1 genome has a window encoding:
- a CDS encoding GNAT family N-acetyltransferase, which produces MDIIKADITSLEQITPLFDAYRMFYEQTSHLEGARQFIQERIENQESVIFLAMEGEAAVGFAQLYPTFSSVGMKKGYILNDLYVDGTYRKKGTGRALIQEVFQFCIERNARFVQLETAPDNVQARTLYEKMGMQISNDYDCYVKMF; this is translated from the coding sequence ATGGATATTATTAAGGCAGATATAACTTCACTAGAGCAAATAACCCCATTATTCGATGCCTACCGGATGTTTTACGAACAAACTAGCCATCTTGAAGGCGCAAGACAATTTATTCAAGAAAGAATAGAAAATCAAGAGTCGGTCATTTTTCTAGCGATGGAGGGAGAAGCCGCAGTTGGATTCGCGCAGCTGTATCCAACCTTTTCGTCTGTTGGTATGAAAAAAGGGTACATCCTAAACGATTTGTATGTGGATGGAACCTATAGAAAGAAAGGTACAGGAAGAGCATTAATACAGGAAGTTTTTCAGTTTTGTATAGAGAGAAATGCACGTTTTGTTCAATTAGAGACGGCACCAGATAATGTTCAGGCTAGGACCTTATACGAAAAGATGGGAATGCAAATATCAAATGATTATGATTGTTATGTGAAAATGTTCTAG
- a CDS encoding iron-containing alcohol dehydrogenase, with the protein MYNLYCRMYQFAYKTAAPFFDWRQPELLEGENSLIKLPALLKLKGIGSVLIVTDKGITSIGLLDRLLAGLEGKEIDYVIYDETVPNPTINNIEEALQLYKDHQCHGIIGFGGGSPIDCAKGVAARVARPGKTIPEMKGQLKVRKPTPPLIAVPTTSGTGSEATVAAVISNSQTHEKYAINDHVLIPDLAILDPMLTIKLPPHITSTTGMDALTHAVEAYIGRSNTEETIQCSREAVQLIFENLYEAYSNGSNIVARKNMQKASYLAGIAFTRAYVGYVHAIAHTLGGFYSVPHGLANAIILPYVLEYYGESVHQPLAELADLIGITTENETDSLKAQKFIEAIKKLNRDMNIPNTFDCLLNQDLPIMVDRAFREANPLYPVPKILDKHDLFRLYEMIKE; encoded by the coding sequence ATGTACAACCTCTATTGTCGAATGTACCAGTTCGCCTATAAAACAGCTGCTCCCTTTTTTGATTGGAGACAGCCTGAGCTTTTAGAAGGAGAAAACAGTCTGATCAAGCTTCCCGCACTCCTGAAACTGAAAGGAATTGGGAGCGTTTTAATTGTGACAGATAAAGGGATTACATCCATTGGTTTGCTTGATCGTTTACTTGCTGGGTTAGAAGGAAAAGAAATTGACTATGTTATTTATGACGAAACCGTACCTAATCCTACGATAAATAATATTGAAGAAGCTTTACAATTATATAAAGACCATCAATGTCATGGGATTATCGGCTTTGGGGGTGGCTCTCCGATTGACTGTGCAAAAGGAGTGGCTGCCAGGGTCGCACGACCAGGTAAAACGATACCTGAAATGAAGGGACAGCTGAAAGTAAGAAAGCCGACTCCTCCACTCATTGCGGTACCAACGACTTCCGGAACTGGGAGCGAAGCAACGGTAGCTGCGGTCATTTCAAACAGTCAAACACACGAAAAATATGCCATTAATGACCATGTGTTGATTCCGGATCTGGCGATTCTAGATCCGATGCTTACCATCAAGCTTCCCCCTCATATAACCTCGACAACAGGAATGGATGCACTCACTCATGCTGTCGAAGCTTACATTGGCAGAAGCAATACAGAGGAAACCATTCAATGCAGCAGAGAGGCAGTTCAATTAATTTTTGAAAATCTATATGAGGCGTATTCGAATGGATCGAATATTGTGGCTCGTAAAAACATGCAAAAGGCTTCGTATTTGGCTGGGATTGCGTTCACACGTGCGTATGTTGGCTATGTTCACGCCATCGCACATACATTAGGCGGATTCTACTCAGTACCCCATGGCCTAGCGAATGCCATAATCCTCCCTTATGTGCTAGAGTATTATGGAGAGAGTGTGCATCAACCGTTAGCAGAATTAGCTGATTTGATCGGCATTACCACAGAAAACGAAACGGACTCTCTTAAAGCCCAAAAATTTATTGAAGCGATTAAAAAACTAAACCGGGACATGAATATCCCAAATACATTCGATTGTCTACTAAATCAGGACCTTCCGATCATGGTGGATCGTGCGTTTCGTGAAGCAAATCCGCTATATCCAGTTCCAAAAATATTAGACAAACACGATTTGTTTAGATTATACGAAATGATTAAGGAATAA
- a CDS encoding Parvovirus coat protein VP1-like protein, which produces MPCYPGYRYCGPGCSGPGRPVNQLDALCMKHDACLRRYGSHRVCDEIFMQRMRPIRNQRNRMGRDAGIMNGFMNLKRMFLS; this is translated from the coding sequence GTGCCTTGTTACCCAGGTTATCGTTATTGTGGTCCTGGCTGTAGTGGACCAGGCCGTCCCGTCAATCAACTAGACGCACTCTGTATGAAGCATGACGCCTGTCTTCGTCGCTATGGATCGCATCGAGTGTGTGACGAAATATTTATGCAGCGAATGAGACCTATTAGGAATCAACGGAACAGAATGGGAAGAGATGCCGGTATAATGAATGGTTTTATGAACCTAAAACGAATGTTTTTAAGCTAA
- a CDS encoding aldehyde dehydrogenase: protein MENYHSLILKQKAFFRSGKTREFPYRIQALEALREAIRKNEQSLFHTLKEDLNKSEFEAYATEIGVVLEEFRFTLKNISDWVKPEKVKTPVSHIGSTSYIYSEPYGVALIIAPWNYPFQLAIAPLMGAIAAGNCAILKPSELTPKTSALLKKIITELFPEEFISVVEGGVEVSQALLAEDVDYIFFTGSVPVGKVIMEAAAKNLTPVTLELGGKSPCIVHHDANLKLAAKRIAWGKFINAGQTCVAPDYLYVHESIRDEFLQEFQLATHELYGEKALENPDYTRIVSKRHFDRLLPFLNNGDTFMGGASNEETLTIEPTVLTGITWDDSIMQDEIFGPILPVLPYREISEVIDGIHKHPNPLALYLFSENESVQQEVLHHISFGGGCINDTVYHLASPYLPFGGVGSSGIGAYHGKGSFDTFSHRKSVLKQTTKFDLPFRYPNVKDGLKKLKWFLK, encoded by the coding sequence ATGGAGAACTACCACTCACTCATATTAAAACAAAAAGCGTTTTTTCGTTCTGGAAAAACAAGAGAATTTCCTTATCGAATTCAGGCATTAGAAGCACTTCGGGAGGCCATTCGTAAAAATGAACAGTCCCTTTTTCACACCTTAAAAGAGGATTTAAATAAATCCGAATTTGAAGCGTACGCAACCGAAATTGGGGTCGTACTTGAGGAATTTCGTTTTACTCTTAAGAATATAAGCGACTGGGTCAAGCCAGAAAAAGTAAAAACACCTGTTAGCCATATTGGTTCGACCAGCTATATTTACTCGGAGCCTTACGGTGTCGCTCTCATTATTGCGCCATGGAATTATCCATTTCAGCTGGCGATTGCTCCACTAATGGGAGCCATCGCTGCGGGAAACTGTGCGATTTTAAAACCTTCGGAGTTAACACCCAAAACCTCTGCATTGTTAAAAAAGATTATTACTGAACTTTTTCCAGAAGAATTTATTTCCGTAGTGGAAGGCGGAGTCGAAGTAAGTCAAGCACTTCTTGCAGAAGATGTTGACTACATTTTCTTTACCGGAAGCGTTCCTGTTGGGAAAGTCATTATGGAGGCGGCAGCCAAAAATCTGACACCAGTTACACTCGAGTTAGGAGGAAAAAGCCCTTGTATCGTCCATCACGATGCGAATTTAAAGCTCGCTGCCAAACGAATTGCGTGGGGGAAATTTATTAATGCTGGTCAAACCTGTGTAGCACCTGATTACTTGTATGTTCATGAGAGCATAAGAGATGAGTTTTTACAGGAATTTCAGTTGGCAACTCATGAGCTGTATGGGGAAAAAGCACTTGAAAATCCTGATTACACGCGTATCGTGAGCAAACGACATTTTGATCGATTGCTCCCCTTTTTGAATAATGGAGATACGTTCATGGGTGGTGCTTCAAATGAGGAAACACTAACGATTGAACCGACTGTTTTGACAGGAATCACATGGGATGATTCCATTATGCAGGATGAAATATTTGGTCCGATCCTCCCTGTCCTTCCGTATCGTGAGATTTCAGAGGTTATTGATGGTATACATAAACACCCTAATCCTTTAGCACTTTATCTTTTCTCTGAGAATGAGAGCGTACAACAAGAGGTATTACATCATATTTCCTTCGGAGGTGGCTGTATCAATGATACCGTCTATCATCTCGCCTCTCCTTATCTGCCTTTTGGTGGAGTGGGGTCAAGCGGAATAGGTGCTTACCATGGAAAAGGAAGCTTTGATACGTTTTCTCATCGTAAAAGTGTTCTAAAGCAAACAACGAAATTTGATCTACCCTTCCGCTATCCGAATGTGAAAGATGGTTTGAAAAAATTAAAGTGGTTTCTGAAATAA
- the pdxR gene encoding MocR-like pyridoxine biosynthesis transcription factor PdxR, with product MKELVLQLNDKSPKYKQIYEQIRSLIEEGVLPKDTKLPSIRQLAMILHVSRNTTLIAYEQLVAEGYIKSEEKKGYFVEAFEPIDLQPSLQIENNLRNSETPIKVNFRAGTVDQQAFPLKAWRRCSNDVLKEDMVYTYGEVQGDPLLRSQLSSYLLQSRGIQATPEQIIIGSSTQQLLMHLSLFLKKDYSSIAVENPGYDGARVVFQLHGYHLYPIKVGSKGLSLEQLEMTQSKLVYITPSHQFPTGVTMPVPERQQLLKWAETQNGFIIEDDYDSEFRYKQQPIPALLSLQPSARVIYVGTFSKAFLPSIRLSYMVLPSFLIKPYVKLFSGLEQGTSSIHQRTMARFMEHGFWDSHIRKMRTTYKRKMHTLVTCLQDTFGDKIEIIGSQSGLYVLIRFRGPTKEEQLIQQALTHGVKVYPTSNYYVTNQQGTVLKLGFSNLSIEQIHLGVQLLKQAWRF from the coding sequence ATGAAAGAGTTAGTCCTACAACTAAACGATAAAAGTCCTAAATATAAACAAATTTATGAACAAATTCGATCTCTGATAGAAGAAGGAGTGCTTCCAAAAGATACGAAGCTTCCGTCCATTCGACAGTTAGCTATGATTTTGCATGTGAGCAGAAACACGACTCTTATTGCGTACGAACAGTTAGTAGCAGAGGGTTATATAAAAAGTGAAGAAAAAAAAGGATACTTTGTCGAAGCGTTTGAGCCCATTGATTTACAGCCATCACTTCAAATAGAGAATAATCTCCGTAATAGTGAGACACCGATTAAAGTGAATTTCCGTGCCGGAACCGTAGATCAACAGGCTTTCCCCTTAAAAGCTTGGCGAAGATGTAGTAACGACGTGTTAAAGGAAGACATGGTCTATACATATGGAGAAGTTCAAGGTGATCCTCTACTTAGAAGTCAACTTTCCAGCTACTTACTTCAGTCAAGAGGAATCCAAGCCACACCGGAACAGATCATCATTGGCAGCAGCACGCAGCAGCTTTTGATGCATTTGTCACTTTTTCTCAAAAAAGATTATTCTAGCATTGCAGTAGAAAATCCTGGCTATGACGGAGCTCGGGTAGTGTTTCAACTTCATGGTTATCACCTTTATCCCATAAAAGTCGGTTCAAAAGGACTATCACTTGAACAGCTTGAAATGACGCAATCAAAGCTTGTATATATCACTCCGTCCCACCAGTTTCCAACCGGTGTCACCATGCCTGTTCCAGAACGTCAGCAATTACTGAAATGGGCAGAAACACAGAATGGTTTTATTATAGAAGATGATTATGATAGCGAATTTCGCTACAAGCAACAACCGATTCCAGCCTTATTATCCTTACAGCCAAGTGCGCGGGTGATTTACGTTGGTACTTTTTCCAAAGCATTCCTTCCTTCGATTCGTTTAAGTTATATGGTATTGCCCTCTTTCCTAATCAAACCTTATGTAAAGCTATTCTCCGGACTCGAACAAGGTACCTCGAGCATTCATCAGCGAACGATGGCACGCTTCATGGAACATGGGTTTTGGGATTCTCATATTCGAAAAATGCGAACCACATACAAACGGAAGATGCACACGCTTGTCACCTGCTTGCAGGATACATTCGGAGATAAGATCGAAATCATTGGTTCCCAATCAGGATTATATGTACTAATTAGATTTCGAGGACCAACAAAGGAAGAACAATTGATTCAACAAGCTCTTACACACGGAGTAAAAGTGTATCCTACATCCAATTACTATGTAACAAATCAACAGGGAACCGTACTTAAGCTTGGTTTTAGTAATCTATCAATTGAACAAATCCATTTAGGTGTGCAATTGCTAAAACAGGCTTGGAGATTTTAG
- a CDS encoding acyl-CoA thioesterase — MTDRITKTCSQSRVIKTSRVFPLDTNNHGTLFGGKLMSMIDDVASISASRHARCEIVTASTDSVDFLFPIQKDHSVCLESYVTWVGKSSMEVFVKVISENLMTGERQLAATSFLTFVALSKEGKALTVPYVKPVSEEEIMMNESAPMRAENRKKRREHSRTLGEKINVNVPWG, encoded by the coding sequence ATGACAGACAGAATAACAAAAACATGTTCACAGTCCAGAGTGATTAAGACAAGCAGGGTATTTCCACTCGATACCAATAACCATGGGACATTATTTGGTGGAAAATTGATGAGCATGATCGACGATGTCGCATCCATTTCTGCCTCAAGGCATGCACGATGTGAGATCGTGACTGCTTCAACCGATTCGGTTGATTTCCTATTTCCTATCCAAAAGGATCATTCAGTTTGCTTGGAATCTTATGTCACATGGGTCGGGAAATCTTCTATGGAAGTGTTCGTCAAAGTGATCTCAGAGAATCTGATGACAGGGGAAAGGCAATTAGCTGCAACATCATTCCTAACGTTCGTGGCCCTTTCTAAAGAAGGAAAAGCATTGACGGTACCCTATGTAAAACCTGTAAGTGAAGAAGAAATCATGATGAATGAAAGTGCACCGATGAGGGCGGAAAATCGAAAGAAAAGAAGAGAACATAGCAGAACCTTAGGGGAAAAAATCAATGTGAACGTTCCTTGGGGATAA
- a CDS encoding rhamnogalacturonan lyase, with protein MKKTSLRRRVLTSALSVPLLLSGVSSVAADKTQQNKIPYNVQGVQLEYLDRGLVAATTSEGIFVSWRLLGNEVTGYSETGLTGVNFHVYRDGKFIASVEDSTNFLDPNGSSTSKYYVRSVLNGKELDQSSSVSPWTQSYVDLKLNKPADGVTPVGQSYTYSANDMSVGDVDGDGQYEFFVKWDPSNSKDVSQVGYTGNTYIDSYRMDGTLLYRIDLGVNIRSGAHYTQFLVYDFDGDGKSEMMFKTAPGTKIMKYDKNGQVTSEKYITMPQKDIDAGYSNQDDYRMSSDDYYNHVVNMFMNWHEHEEVKSGNWPSTLEEAFGVEKQYSYPLSKEDAQSLTNYFMDVYAPSRSTRNNLRAFEGFIVKGPEYLTVFNGETGEEMDTIDYKPERHDDGLMWGDYAMARIEPGNRVDRFLSTVAYLDGEKPFAVFARGYYTRSNLVTYSWDGKNLKEHWAVDSGWTPMSNPFNDSPHGVDGTDPEYGTLTTQGAHSLSSADVDGDGKQEIVYGSATIDHDGSLLYSSMDEMPEGSAIPGETARLGHGDAIHVTDIDPNRPGMEIYMVHEGGTWAPYGYSLRDAKTGELIYGGYTGRDTGRGMIGDIDPAQPGLETWANTGVGLWTAAGQKLGSSAPGTNMNIKWSADMTTQIVDGALDVTPTIQDWKKGTVLTADGTRTNNGTKGNPSLVADIFGDWREELLVRTADSSAIRMYMSTEVTDHKLYTLMHDTQYRAEVARQSTTYNQPSYTSFYFGSDTDWSKVPAPEFIMPGVLTALETELTELQANQELTAPLSNQLENSLKQANHHLEKGSERKAIEFLEKFLNEINKKNNETYLSSAGKLNLTHKAQIVISMLENNQ; from the coding sequence TTGAAAAAAACATCCCTACGTAGAAGAGTTCTAACCAGTGCATTATCCGTACCACTTCTTTTATCAGGTGTTTCATCGGTAGCTGCGGATAAAACCCAGCAAAACAAGATTCCCTATAATGTTCAAGGCGTTCAATTAGAGTATCTTGACCGAGGACTTGTGGCAGCCACCACTTCAGAAGGCATTTTTGTAAGCTGGAGATTGTTGGGCAATGAAGTGACAGGTTATTCAGAAACCGGGTTAACGGGTGTCAACTTTCATGTGTATCGCGATGGGAAATTCATAGCCAGTGTCGAGGATAGCACAAACTTTTTAGATCCTAACGGCAGCAGTACTTCTAAGTATTACGTTCGTTCTGTGTTAAATGGAAAAGAACTGGATCAAAGTTCCTCTGTTTCACCTTGGACGCAATCCTACGTCGATTTGAAGCTCAACAAACCAGCTGACGGTGTCACACCAGTTGGTCAGAGCTATACGTATTCGGCTAATGATATGAGTGTCGGCGATGTGGATGGCGACGGCCAATATGAGTTTTTTGTAAAATGGGACCCTTCTAATTCGAAGGATGTCTCGCAGGTTGGATATACCGGAAACACGTATATTGATAGTTATCGAATGGATGGCACCCTCCTCTATCGAATTGATTTAGGCGTGAATATCCGGTCAGGTGCCCATTACACTCAATTTTTAGTGTATGACTTTGACGGTGATGGCAAATCAGAGATGATGTTCAAAACAGCTCCAGGTACAAAGATCATGAAGTATGATAAAAATGGTCAGGTGACTTCAGAGAAATACATTACGATGCCTCAAAAAGACATCGATGCAGGATACAGTAATCAAGATGACTACCGAATGAGCAGTGATGACTATTATAATCATGTAGTGAACATGTTTATGAATTGGCATGAACATGAAGAAGTCAAAAGTGGCAATTGGCCAAGTACACTTGAAGAAGCGTTTGGAGTAGAAAAACAATATAGCTATCCATTATCTAAGGAAGATGCACAAAGTTTAACTAACTATTTTATGGATGTTTATGCACCAAGCAGAAGCACTCGGAATAATTTAAGAGCCTTCGAAGGGTTTATCGTTAAAGGACCAGAATATTTAACCGTGTTCAATGGGGAAACAGGTGAAGAAATGGATACCATCGATTACAAGCCAGAGCGACATGATGATGGTCTCATGTGGGGAGATTATGCGATGGCTAGAATTGAACCTGGTAACCGTGTGGATCGATTCCTATCTACCGTTGCTTATCTAGATGGGGAAAAACCTTTTGCCGTATTTGCTCGTGGATATTACACAAGGTCCAATCTAGTTACATACAGCTGGGATGGCAAAAATTTAAAAGAACACTGGGCCGTGGACAGTGGATGGACACCGATGTCTAACCCATTTAACGATAGTCCTCATGGTGTAGACGGTACGGACCCAGAGTATGGTACTCTCACCACTCAAGGAGCTCACTCCCTAAGTTCGGCTGATGTGGATGGTGATGGCAAGCAAGAAATCGTCTATGGAAGTGCCACGATTGATCATGATGGATCCTTATTATATAGTTCTATGGATGAAATGCCTGAAGGAAGTGCAATTCCTGGAGAGACCGCTAGACTTGGACATGGAGATGCCATTCATGTGACAGATATTGATCCGAACCGTCCGGGAATGGAGATTTATATGGTTCACGAAGGTGGAACTTGGGCTCCTTACGGGTATTCACTACGAGATGCCAAAACAGGTGAATTAATATACGGTGGTTATACTGGCCGTGATACTGGCCGAGGAATGATCGGAGATATTGATCCTGCCCAGCCTGGCTTAGAAACTTGGGCGAATACAGGTGTAGGCTTATGGACAGCAGCCGGTCAAAAGCTAGGTTCTAGTGCCCCTGGTACAAACATGAACATCAAGTGGTCTGCCGATATGACGACACAAATTGTGGATGGTGCGCTTGACGTTACACCTACGATTCAAGATTGGAAAAAGGGGACCGTTCTCACCGCTGATGGAACCAGAACTAATAATGGAACAAAAGGAAACCCAAGCTTAGTAGCTGATATTTTTGGTGACTGGAGAGAAGAATTGCTCGTACGCACTGCCGATAGCTCTGCTATCAGAATGTACATGAGTACAGAGGTAACCGACCATAAATTATACACGCTTATGCATGATACTCAATATCGAGCAGAGGTTGCTAGACAAAGTACGACGTATAATCAGCCTTCTTATACAAGCTTCTACTTCGGAAGTGATACTGACTGGTCCAAGGTTCCAGCCCCAGAATTTATCATGCCTGGAGTCCTAACAGCGTTAGAGACGGAGTTGACTGAGCTTCAAGCGAACCAGGAGTTAACTGCTCCGCTAAGCAACCAGCTAGAAAACTCTCTTAAACAAGCAAACCATCATTTAGAAAAAGGCTCAGAGAGAAAAGCAATCGAATTCCTGGAAAAATTCTTAAATGAGATCAACAAGAAGAATAATGAAACCTATCTTTCTTCTGCTGGGAAACTGAACCTGACCCATAAAGCTCAAATCGTCATCTCCATGTTAGAAAACAACCAATAA
- a CDS encoding DoxX family membrane protein — MFNQLLRENKIVAGLLTVLRVYLGFAWMTAGWGKLTSGGFDAAGFLKGAIANPVAGPDGVVYGWYVSFLEGVALPNIDLFNFLVPWGEFLVGLGLILGCFTTAAAFFGVLMNFAFVLAGTVSHNPTDILMGFVLIVAGYNAGRFGLDYYVLPIIRKAFNKKADPLHQEA; from the coding sequence ATGTTTAATCAATTATTAAGAGAAAACAAAATTGTTGCTGGTCTATTAACAGTTTTACGTGTATACCTAGGGTTTGCTTGGATGACCGCTGGCTGGGGAAAATTAACTAGTGGTGGCTTTGATGCTGCAGGATTTTTAAAAGGAGCAATCGCTAATCCGGTAGCTGGTCCAGATGGTGTTGTGTATGGTTGGTATGTATCTTTCCTAGAAGGCGTCGCATTACCAAATATTGATTTATTCAACTTCTTAGTACCTTGGGGAGAATTCTTAGTTGGTTTAGGTTTAATCCTTGGATGCTTCACTACCGCAGCTGCCTTTTTCGGAGTACTAATGAACTTTGCTTTCGTCCTTGCTGGAACTGTTTCTCATAACCCAACTGATATTCTAATGGGCTTCGTTCTTATCGTAGCCGGTTACAACGCAGGAAGATTTGGTTTAGATTATTATGTACTGCCTATCATCCGCAAAGCATTTAACAAAAAAGCAGATCCACTTCATCAAGAAGCATAA
- a CDS encoding DUF3817 domain-containing protein produces the protein MLTSPIAKFRFMGLLEGLSLLILIFIAMPLKYFAGFPEVVTFVGSIHGMLFVMYVFTIAYVTIKIRWSFVWITSAFAVAFIPFGNLVLDAKLRKSRYS, from the coding sequence ATGCTTACGTCACCAATCGCAAAATTTCGGTTCATGGGTCTGTTAGAAGGTTTATCTCTGCTCATCTTGATATTCATTGCTATGCCCCTTAAATACTTCGCGGGTTTTCCTGAAGTAGTCACATTTGTTGGTTCCATTCACGGTATGTTATTTGTCATGTATGTGTTTACGATTGCGTATGTCACTATTAAAATTAGATGGTCTTTTGTATGGATTACATCGGCATTTGCTGTTGCGTTTATTCCTTTCGGTAATCTTGTCCTTGATGCAAAACTTCGTAAGTCACGTTACAGTTAA
- a CDS encoding methyl-accepting chemotaxis protein gives MLKKFVSLKIRTKLILFSLGILLLPSTIIGTLAYSSAKQEIEKQMMSTSIESIMLLDSFITSSISLKVHDAEFFAKTVTSALVNGEDSPELRKKLEQYSNLHPETVSIYLGTTDGLMIQNPKKELAADYDPRQRPWYQEAMANKGQVIITDPYEASSGGMVITIARTTDDGSGVIGINLMIGNITQSASKIKIGNEGYVILLGREQNMIYHPTVEAGTLAEEDHYQLMYKDNKGEFDYQLDSQDKKMSFTTNELTGWKIGGTMYTSEIKDSASPIFNKTLITVVIALIVGTVVTFFIIRSIVEPIRRLVGSTLAISEGDLTHEIEVKGKDEIAELADSFKNMTDNLKEIITQVDMNTEQVAAAAEELTASSDETTIATKQVAYSIQQVASGAESQTIGIDKTVSTMNEISQGMETMTTNFIQVNALTQQAVKHAEEGGESVQHTVAQMNEIHRQVESSDVIIKSLYDRSKQVNDIIGVISDISNQTNLLALNAAIEAARAGEQGKGFAVVADEVRKLADQSQSSASKIAELIQAIQEDTEKSVETMQLATKSVQDGILVSNKTIEKFDEILNGVRVMAPQIEEVSQIAEQITAEIKNVTDTSYELSEIAKENASSSENVAASTEEQLASLEEVSLSAKSLSEMAENLQELVRKFKI, from the coding sequence TTGCTGAAAAAATTTGTATCACTAAAAATAAGAACGAAACTTATATTGTTTTCGTTAGGTATTCTTTTATTACCATCAACCATTATCGGTACGCTTGCGTATTCAAGTGCAAAGCAGGAAATCGAAAAACAAATGATGTCTACTTCCATAGAAAGTATTATGTTACTAGACTCATTTATTACAAGTTCCATTAGTTTAAAAGTACATGATGCGGAGTTTTTTGCCAAAACGGTCACATCTGCGTTAGTTAACGGCGAAGATAGCCCCGAATTACGAAAGAAATTAGAACAATATTCAAATCTACATCCTGAAACAGTAAGTATTTATTTAGGGACAACTGATGGTTTGATGATTCAAAATCCGAAAAAAGAATTAGCTGCAGATTATGACCCTCGACAACGTCCGTGGTACCAAGAAGCTATGGCAAATAAAGGACAGGTAATTATTACGGATCCGTATGAAGCATCTTCAGGTGGAATGGTCATTACTATAGCAAGAACAACAGATGACGGCAGTGGTGTTATCGGAATTAACTTAATGATAGGGAATATTACACAGTCAGCAAGTAAAATTAAAATTGGAAATGAAGGCTATGTGATTCTTCTAGGTAGAGAACAAAATATGATCTATCACCCTACGGTGGAAGCAGGAACCTTAGCTGAAGAAGATCATTATCAGCTTATGTACAAGGACAACAAGGGAGAATTTGATTATCAATTAGACTCCCAAGATAAAAAGATGAGCTTTACAACAAATGAGCTTACAGGCTGGAAAATCGGTGGCACGATGTATACTAGTGAAATAAAAGATAGTGCCTCACCAATTTTTAACAAAACATTAATCACCGTGGTGATTGCTCTAATAGTCGGTACTGTCGTAACGTTCTTCATCATCCGTTCCATTGTAGAACCAATTCGTCGTTTAGTTGGCAGCACATTGGCGATAAGCGAAGGGGACCTAACACACGAGATTGAAGTTAAAGGCAAAGATGAGATTGCAGAGTTGGCTGATTCATTCAAAAATATGACTGACAATCTAAAAGAAATCATTACCCAAGTGGATATGAACACAGAGCAAGTAGCGGCTGCAGCAGAAGAATTAACGGCATCATCTGATGAAACAACGATCGCTACCAAACAGGTTGCATACTCTATCCAACAAGTGGCAAGTGGTGCGGAAAGTCAAACAATCGGAATCGATAAAACGGTAAGTACGATGAATGAAATTAGTCAAGGGATGGAAACCATGACAACCAACTTTATTCAAGTAAATGCACTCACACAACAAGCGGTGAAACATGCTGAAGAAGGCGGAGAGTCGGTTCAACATACGGTAGCCCAAATGAACGAGATTCATAGGCAAGTAGAAAGTTCAGATGTGATTATTAAATCACTTTACGACCGTTCGAAGCAAGTAAATGACATTATTGGTGTGATTAGTGATATTTCTAATCAAACGAACTTGTTAGCGTTAAATGCTGCAATCGAAGCAGCAAGAGCAGGTGAGCAAGGGAAAGGCTTTGCCGTAGTGGCTGATGAAGTCCGTAAACTCGCTGACCAATCTCAAAGCTCAGCAAGCAAAATAGCCGAACTAATTCAAGCAATTCAAGAAGATACCGAGAAATCGGTAGAAACGATGCAGCTCGCAACAAAGAGTGTGCAAGACGGAATACTCGTATCCAATAAAACGATTGAGAAGTTTGACGAGATTCTAAATGGGGTAAGAGTCATGGCACCTCAAATTGAAGAAGTATCACAAATAGCGGAACAAATTACAGCAGAAATCAAAAATGTAACAGACACATCTTATGAATTATCTGAAATCGCAAAGGAAAACGCGTCCTCTTCAGAAAATGTGGCCGCGTCCACTGAGGAACAACTCGCGTCTCTTGAAGAAGTAAGCTTATCAGCCAAATCACTATCAGAAATGGCCGAAAACCTTCAGGAACTCGTTAGAAAGTTTAAGATATAA